A stretch of the Rosa rugosa chromosome 5, drRosRugo1.1, whole genome shotgun sequence genome encodes the following:
- the LOC133709988 gene encoding uncharacterized protein LOC133709988, with protein sequence MASLTTMITVPSNFPSLGLPMHFSVRKHCTCVVAYQNAASKMGSYSSQHNLFTRVHEIGIARLSRPIFAAGSGLEASIAEENVIKLKTTKIVVESQDENSIQVRVDVAGDETQKVFDQVLTNLARTAPPVPGFRRQKGGKTSKVPKSFLLDILGKERVTKFVIQELVSSAMADYVKQENLTVKENKINTTQSAEELQSLFTPGNEFAFNAIVELENSEIEKPT encoded by the exons ATGGCGTCGTTGACGACGATGATAACAGTTCCGTCGAATTTCCCCTCCCTTGGACTTCCCATG CACTTTTCTGTGAGAAAACACTGCACTTGTGTCGTTGCTTATCAAAATGCCGCCTCAAAAATGGGGTCATATAGCTCTCAACATAATCTTTTCACTCG TGTGCATGAGATTGGTATTGCACGCTTATCCAGGCCGATATTCGCAGCCGGTTCAG GTTTAGAAGCATCCATTGCGGAAGAAAATGTGATAAAGTTGAAAACCACAAAGATTGTTGTCGAGTCCCAAGATGAGAATAGTATACAA GTTAGAGTGGACGTGGCTGGGGATGAAACGCAAAAAGTTTTTGATCAGGTTTTGACAAATTTGGCACGCACAGCTCCACCAGTTCCAGGATTTCGCAGACAAAAAGGAG GAAAAACATCAAAG GTTCCAAAAAGCTTTCTCTTGGATATACTTGGTAAAGAGCGTGTCACAAAGTTTGTCATACAAGAATTAGTAAGCTCTGCTATGGCTGATTATGTAAAGCAG GAAAATCTGACCGTGAAGGAAAACAAGATCAACACCACCCAATCAGCAGAAGAACTCCAATCATTGTTCACTCCGGGGAATGAATTTGCATTCAATGCTATAGTTGAACTTGAGAATTCAGAAATTGAAAAGCCAACCTGA